CCAGGATTTTGCCATTCTCGTCGCGCAGGAATGAGCTACCATAAATAACAGGGAAGGTATTACCAATGCCTGCTCTAACCTGTGGAGTTACGAAACCACCCAGAAAAATGCTTTCAACACCGGGAGCAAGTTCGTTCACCATGTTGTCGATTTTTGAGAAGTTCAGAGTGAAATCCCAATTGAAACCCTGACCAGTTACCGGCGATGCGTAGACAGTGGCTTCATGCACATTAGTTTGAATTTCGCCACCGTTCATCACCAGCGCTGAAGCGCCTGTGGAGGCAGCAACAGGAACCTGGAATATCTGATCGGTAACCAACTGATGTGAATAGCTATAATCGAGGCCTAGGCGGTTGTTGAAAAATTTCAACTCAGTACCTATTTCGTACGATTGGGTGTTCTGTGGCTTCAGATTCGGGTCGTACTGAACATTGTTGGAGAGGTAAGCGCTGTTACCACCAATGGGATATTGAACAGGAGTAGCACCCCAGAAGCCTCCACCGTAATTTGGCGAGGTGAAGAAGTTCTGATAATAACTACCGGCTTGTCCAACTTCAGCATACGATACACGTACTTTAGCAAATGAGAGTACGGGCATATCGCGCAAGCTTTCTATCTCTGTTATTACAAATCCTAATGATACCGAAGGATAGAAGAAATAGTTGTTGTCGCGGGGCATGGTAGAAACATAGTCCTGACGGCCTGTTGCGTTCAAATACAGCATGCCTTTGTAGTCAAGAGAAAGGTTTCCGAAGAATCCTACTGTACGATCTTTGTATTGCGACTCGTCAGACTGTTGAATTTTGGCATTACCCATGTGTGCCCAGCCTCCAAAGTTGAAGCCTGTTCCGTAATCTTCATAGAATTTACGGTTTCTTTCGTTAAATTCATTACCAACTAACGCTGAGAAATTAAAATCGTCGTTTATTTTCCAGTTGTAATTAACGGTAAGCAGTGAGTTCATGGTTTGATTAGAGACACCATAGTTATTTATCTCGCCTGTGCTGCCTTTGTGACCATATTCAAAGATGTCCTGATAGTGCGAAGTATAGACGTCGGTACCAATTTGATAACGGGTTTTCAGCGTCATGTTGTCTGCGATGTAGGGGTTGTATTCCACAAATCCGTTACCGAAGAAACGATCCGTTGATTCTGTAAATTCGTTGTGAGCTGCTCCCCAGTATGGGTTATCAAAAGTAAGCGACCGATAATAAATCTGTGCATAAGGATCGGTGGGCAGATTGGTGGGAATACCTGCAAGGTCGTAGTTCGGCGGAGCGGCAAACACACCTGAAATCGAAGCATCGTTTGCAGCAGGAAGTTTATCAACAGATGTCCGGGCATAATTTGCCGAGAAACCCATTCTCCATGCTTCATTTAGTTTGGTTTCGCCTGCAGCCTTAGCATTCCATCTGTCCATACCTGTCGAAGGTACAATACCTTCCTGGGTGGTGTTACCAATACCAAAAGCGATGTTGCCTCTTTCGGTGGCCTGGCTAATATTAAGAGAAGTTGTTGTTGTAAAACCAACATCAAAGAAATCTCCAAAATTATCATAAACCTGCGGTTTTACCCATGGGTCGAGGCCGGCACGCTCCCGCTGTGGAACAAAATACATTCCGGGGTGTCCTTGCGAGTTACCACCGTAGTCAGGATCATCGGGCAGTTTGGTGATTTCTGGCCCCCAGGCGAAAGAAGTGTTGGGAACGTTGCTACCATAGCTTCCCTGTGCATACTTGGTTTGGAAGTCAGGTGTACGTGAAACTTTTTCAAAGCTGGTAAAGTTGGAGAACGAAATGGCAGGTTTGCCAATTTTGTTTCCTTTACCACTTTTGGTGGTAATGATTACCACACCATTGGAGGCTCTAATGCCGTAAAGGGCTGCAGCGGCCTGACCTTTGAGGATGTTGATGCTCTCAATATCGTTGGGGTCAATGTCGACAGCACGGTTGGCGATGTCGACACCAGTTACACTGTTGCCTGTAGAGAAGTCAGCCGTTGATGAAATTGGCAAACCATCTACAACATACAGCGGTGTGTTGTTTCCCGAAAATGAACGTGCACCACGGATAATAAGCTGTGATGATGCACCTGGCATACCCGACGATGGTTTGATTTCGACGCCGGATAATTTGCCCTGAAGGGCTGATGATAAGCTGGATGAACCAGACCGCATAAGGTCTTCGCTCTTCACTTCCTGAACGGCATATCCCAGTGCTTTGCGTTCCTTAGTAATACCCAGAGCGGTTACTACCACACCTTCGATGGCTGTAGCCGATGGTTCCATGCTTACATTGATAACAGTTTGTCCTGCTATGTCTCTCTCGACGAGTTGCATCCCAACAAAAGAGAACTTCAGCGTTTGAGCTTCCGGCGGTACATTTAGGTTGTACCTACCCTGAAGGTCGGTGGTGGTTCCAAAGGTTGTCCCTTTAACAACAACCGAAACTCCCGGAATGGTAGTCCCGTCCTCAGCATTTGTCACAGTACCGGTAATGGTCCTGGTTTGTGCCTGTGATACTTGCATCCCGATGAAGAACATCAGGGCAAGGAAAAGTGTAAATTTTCTCATAATTGAAGAATTGGTTAATAATTAAAAATAAGTCCCTAGTTAATTGTTATTTAAAATGTAATACACTATAAAATTTCTACCATTTTATTACTCTTTCACATCCACCTTTAAAATTCACACAAATTAACGAAAAATTAGTTTAACTTTTACAAAATTATTTTTTCTTCACACGTATCTATTTATCCATCAATTAATAAACACCTTAATTCATTCCATTCTTTGCTTTTATCAGGATGAAAAAGATCGCTTTTCCCAATAATACCGCGCTTAAAAGTGCATAAAGTGAACTGAAATCGTCAATAATTTGAAAACCCGAACAAGTTTTTTGAAGCTATAAGAACGTGTAATGGAATGTAAAACTCAGCACTTCGTTGTATTGCCCGCGGTTCCATCGATATGTTTGCCCTTTATAATGTGGCCGCACCGCCAGTATAGAGTTGGAATAGCGCACGTTGAATTGTAAATGCTCAGTAAGCCAGATAAACAGCCCGAAATTGCCACTCAGATCAGTAGCATTGAAGGGAGGCTCAGTGAGGATAAAACCATCGGCTTCCTCGTAGCCTTTGATGAGCACACCCAGTGATGGCCCCACTTCAAGGGTAAATATCCTGCCGAAATCCCATTTGTAATTGAGAAACAATTCCACGTAGTTGAGTCGCAGCAAATAGGTGCTAAAGTCGAGGGAGTCAGGATTTTTGCGGCTGCCCTTCTGAACAAAGTTCAGTTCCATCTGCGCCGAAGAGCGCTTGGTTAAGTATCGGTTTACGAAGGCACCGGCATACACACCCGCTTTGTTGGGCCCTTCCAGCCGGTCGCCGGAGATTTCTGCTGCGCCTACTCCCGCCAGAAAACCCCCGTTGAACTTTTGCGCGCTAACAGTCATCATAGATATTATGAAGATGGCGAATGTAAAAAGTATGTGTTTATTCATCTGCATAGTATTTGTTAATAGCCTGATATTTTGAGGGAGTAAAATTAATATTATTTTTAACGCCGCCGCAAACTGGTGTCCTTTGTCAAAAACGAATCGATATCCGGCGATACATGATGCTTTGTTTTACCAGCACATCATTATTTTTTTATGAAAAATGAAAGTTTTAAAATCCTGCTTGTTGACGACGAAAAAGATATCCTCGAATTTCTTGGTTACAACCTGAGAAAAGAAGGCTATCAGGTGAGTACAGCACGCAATGGCAAAGATGCCATCGAAATTGCAATTCGCGAAAAGCCCAGCCTGATTATCCTGGATGTGATGATGCCCCGCATGGACGGCATCGAGACTTGCACGGCAATACGCAACATTCCGGAACTCAGCAGCAGCATCATCGTTTTCCTTACAGCGCGTGGCGAAGACTATAGCCAGATAGCAGGATTTGAAGCCGGTGCCGACGACTACATCACCAAACCCATAAAACCAAAAGTGTTT
The genomic region above belongs to Bacteroidales bacterium and contains:
- a CDS encoding SusC/RagA family TonB-linked outer membrane protein → MRKFTLFLALMFFIGMQVSQAQTRTITGTVTNAEDGTTIPGVSVVVKGTTFGTTTDLQGRYNLNVPPEAQTLKFSFVGMQLVERDIAGQTVINVSMEPSATAIEGVVVTALGITKERKALGYAVQEVKSEDLMRSGSSSLSSALQGKLSGVEIKPSSGMPGASSQLIIRGARSFSGNNTPLYVVDGLPISSTADFSTGNSVTGVDIANRAVDIDPNDIESINILKGQAAAALYGIRASNGVVIITTKSGKGNKIGKPAISFSNFTSFEKVSRTPDFQTKYAQGSYGSNVPNTSFAWGPEITKLPDDPDYGGNSQGHPGMYFVPQRERAGLDPWVKPQVYDNFGDFFDVGFTTTTSLNISQATERGNIAFGIGNTTQEGIVPSTGMDRWNAKAAGETKLNEAWRMGFSANYARTSVDKLPAANDASISGVFAAPPNYDLAGIPTNLPTDPYAQIYYRSLTFDNPYWGAAHNEFTESTDRFFGNGFVEYNPYIADNMTLKTRYQIGTDVYTSHYQDIFEYGHKGSTGEINNYGVSNQTMNSLLTVNYNWKINDDFNFSALVGNEFNERNRKFYEDYGTGFNFGGWAHMGNAKIQQSDESQYKDRTVGFFGNLSLDYKGMLYLNATGRQDYVSTMPRDNNYFFYPSVSLGFVITEIESLRDMPVLSFAKVRVSYAEVGQAGSYYQNFFTSPNYGGGFWGATPVQYPIGGNSAYLSNNVQYDPNLKPQNTQSYEIGTELKFFNNRLGLDYSYSHQLVTDQIFQVPVAASTGASALVMNGGEIQTNVHEATVYASPVTGQGFNWDFTLNFSKIDNMVNELAPGVESIFLGGFVTPQVRAGIGNTFPVIYGSSFLRDENGKILVYDEPGAWYHGMPQDGPPDVIGEVSPDFILGFSNRFSYKGISLTATLDWKQGGQMYSGSNGLLDLYGVSANTEDRSSTFIFDGVKPDGTPNDIVRGGPEDPEAFQDLIADVLTNIDEYYIYDNSFLKLREVTLSYALPKSFMKDVGLTISVYARNILLWTELPNFDPEASQGNNNMGGAFERFSMPQTTSYGFGISLNF
- a CDS encoding outer membrane beta-barrel protein, giving the protein MNKHILFTFAIFIISMMTVSAQKFNGGFLAGVGAAEISGDRLEGPNKAGVYAGAFVNRYLTKRSSAQMELNFVQKGSRKNPDSLDFSTYLLRLNYVELFLNYKWDFGRIFTLEVGPSLGVLIKGYEEADGFILTEPPFNATDLSGNFGLFIWLTEHLQFNVRYSNSILAVRPHYKGQTYRWNRGQYNEVLSFTFHYTFL
- a CDS encoding response regulator transcription factor, coding for MKNESFKILLVDDEKDILEFLGYNLRKEGYQVSTARNGKDAIEIAIREKPSLIILDVMMPRMDGIETCTAIRNIPELSSSIIVFLTARGEDYSQIAGFEAGADDYITKPIKPKVFVSRIKALLRRYKEPEIAVEEINLNNITIDRQQYLIIKDDQEISLPKKEFELLLLLASTPNKVFTREEIFSNVWGDDVIVGDRTIDVHVRKIREKLGSEIITTIKGVGYKMES